The Panicum hallii strain FIL2 chromosome 9, PHallii_v3.1, whole genome shotgun sequence genome has a window encoding:
- the LOC112872896 gene encoding BTB/POZ and MATH domain-containing protein 2-like, with product MAPTLRLPCFRPTASDDGLPSVSASVIVAGTASGYHVLRVQGYSLTKSALPNGKHILSRPFRVAGRTWAIKYFPNGSLPETADYISLFLVLNDPAADAVVARFEISFVDQVEKQDPSYIATFMAHRFLSKNTKDGGWGYKKFIKRETLEKSGRLKDDCFTVRCDVLVARELSTEDAMVPAAAPPFVVVPPPDSPQHFRALLLGGKSADVRFLVGSEVFAAHRCVLAGARSPVFDALLFGPMKEGTATDTESCVRIDGMLPQVFQSLLHFIYTDSLPETQAHDDDEAGATMAQHLLEAADRYDLQRLKLMCEGRLCQHIDVSTVATTLALAEQHCCQGLKEACFAFLKSPKTLDEVITTDGFRHLAKSSHCALFELRSKLAQR from the coding sequence ATGGCTCCTACCCTCCGGCTGCCCTGCTTCCGGCCCACCGCCAGCGACGACGGGCTCCCCTCGGTCTCCGCCTCCGTCATCGTCGCCGGCACCGCGAGCGGCTACCACGTGCTCCGGGTCCAGGGCTACTCGCTCACCAAGTCCGCCCTACCCAACGGCAAGCACATCCTGTCCCGCCCCTTCCGCGTCGCCGGCCGTACCTGGGCTATCAAGTACTTCCCCAACGGCTCCCTCCCGGAGACTGCCGACTACATCTCCCTCTTCCTCGTCCTCAACGaccccgccgccgacgccgtcgTGGCGCGGTTCGAGATCAGCTTCGTGGACCAGGTGGAGAAGCAAGACCCATCCTACATAGCCACCTTCATGGCGCACAGGTTCCTCAGCAAAAATACCAAAGATGGTGGGTGGGGGTACAAGAAATTCATCAAGAGGGAGACCCTGGAAAAATCGGGCCGTCTCAAGGACGACTGCTTCACGGTCAGGTGCGACGTGCTCGTCGCCAGAGAGCTCAGCACGGAGGACGCCATGGTTCCGGCGGCCGCTCCTCCCTTCGTCGTGGTGCCGCCGCCAGACTCGCCGCAGCACTTCCGCGCACTCCTCCTAGGAGGAAAGAGTGCCGATGTGAGGTTTCTCGTCGGAAGCGAGGTGTTTGCCGCGCACCGGTGCGTGCTCGCGGGGGCGCGGTCGCCTGTCTTCGACGCGCTCCTTTTTGGCCCCATGAAAGAAGGCACCGCCACGGACACGGAGAGCTGCGTACGGATTGATGGCATGCTGCCCCAGGTGTTCCAGAGCTTGCTGCATTTCATCTACACCGACTCGCTGCCAGAGACACAAGCGCATGATGACGATGAGGCCGGCGCCACGATGGCGCAGCATTTGCTAGAAGCTGCGGACAGGTATGACCTGCAGAGGCTCAAGCTGATGTGCGAGGGCAGGCTGTGCCAGCACATTGACGTGAGCACCGTCGCGACCACGCTGGCCTTGGCTGAGCAGCACTGCTGCCAAGGGCTTAAGGAGGCATGCTTTGCGTTTCTCAAGTCTCCGAAAACGCTGGATGAGGTCATTACAACCGATGGGTTCCGGCATCTGGCGAAAAGCTCCCATTGTGCTTTGTTTGAGTTGAGGTCAAAGCTTGCTCAGCGTTGA
- the LOC112876383 gene encoding BTB/POZ and MATH domain-containing protein 2-like, producing MSISASSVGSSGAPPQPSSRSSITAAAATGKHQLKIDSYSLTTAVPRGTHIKSSNFQAAGYSWYINYFPNGCGRLLKRARGYVSLQLVLDGAAADGAVKAQFTLSLLNQTGQPAPETVRKSPVHKLAGGWWFYRFIKKEELERPFRGLLRDDGFTLQCEVVVLDRFRAVKTAPFVEVPPPDLQRHLGELLLSGEASDVTLQAGGVRFDAHRCVLAARSPVFKAELLGSMKEGTSNCDIHIEDMEPRVFKAVLQFMYTDALPEVEKKEEAAMSQHLLEAADRFNLQRLKLLCEDKLCGCIDTGSVVTTLVLAEQHSCQGLKEKCFEFLKSTGLNAVMATDGFNHLATSCPTVLEELMSKLTLH from the coding sequence ATGTCGATCTCGGCCTCATCCGTCGGCAGCAGCGGCGCGCCCCCGCAGCCCTCGTCCCGCTCCTCCatcaccgccgccgcggccaccgGGAAGCACCAGCTCAAGATCGACAGCTACTCCCTCACCACGGCGGTGCCCCGCGGCACCCACATCAAGTCCTCCAATTTCCAGGCGGCCGGCTACAGCTGGTACATCAACTACTTCCCCAACGGCTGCGGCCGCCTGCTCAAGCGCGCCCGCGGCTACGTCTCCCTGCAGCTCGTCCTcgatggcgccgccgccgacggggCTGTCAAGGCGCAGTTCACCCTCTCCCTGCTCAACCAAACGGGCCAGCCGGCCCCGGAAACCGTACGCAAGAGCCCCGTGCACAAGCTCGCCGGAGGGTGGTGGTTCTACAGGTTCATCAagaaggaggagctggagcgccCCTTCCGTGGGCTCCTCAGGGACGACGGCTTCACGCTCCAGTGCGAGGTCGTCGTCCTCGACAGGTTCCGCGCGGTGAAGACGGCTCCCTTCGTGGAGGTGCCGCCGCCCGACCTGCAGCGCCACCTTGGGGAGCTGCTCTTGAGCGGGGAGGCTTCGGACGTCACGCTCCAGGCCGGCGGGGTGAGGTTCGATGCTCACCGGTGCGTGCTCGCTGCACGGTCCCCGGTCTTCAAGGCGGAGCTCCTCGGCTCCATGAAGGAGGGTACCAGCAACTGCGACATACACATCGAGGACATGGAACCACGCGTGTTCAAGGCCGTGCTGCAGTTCATGTACACCGACGCCTTGCCGGAGgtggaaaagaaagaagaagccgCCATGTCGCAGCATTTGCTTGAAGCGGCCGACAGGTTTAACCTCCAGAGGCTGAAGCTCTTGTGTGAGGACAAGCTGTGCGGGTGCATCGACACAGGCTCGGTGGTGACCACCCTCGTGCTGGCCGAGCAGCACAGCTGCCAGGGGCTCAAGGAGAAATGCTTTGAGTTCCTCAAGTCCACCGGTCTGAATGCCGTCATGGCAACCGATGGCTTCAACCACCTGGCAACTAGCTGCCCCACCGTGCTGGAGGAACTCATGTCCAAGCTCACTCTTCACTGA